ATCAAATGCGCGGGCGGGACGAGCTCCTTCAACTCACGGATACGAACGTCATCGGTATTGTGCGGGGGCATGGCGATTCTCCAACGGCAATGTTCTGAGCAAAAAATGGAAGGCGAAAAAAAACCGCCAGACTTGGCTGGCGGTTTTTCGGGAATTCGGTTTTGCGTATCTGCAACCTACGACTCACCCCTCTCGATCCGCCAGCGGCTTGAGATGCCAAAAGAAATAAAAATAAAACTTGGCGGACATGGTGAGCACAGGGCGCATTGCAAAAAGGGTGACCGTCTTTATAACCTCAAACGGGCGGCGCTGACAAGCGGCCGCGCGTCGAACGCGGGAAATCCGCATCGGCGGGTGCGAACGATTCTGAACGCGCCGCCGCCGATGCGGCAAAACTGCATCACATCGTGCCGCCCACCGTCATCTTCTCGATGCGCAAAGTCGGCTGACCGACGCCGACCGGCACGCTCTGGCCTTCCTTGCCGCACACGCCCACGCCGCTGTCGAGCGACATGTCGTTGCCGATCATCGTCACGTACTTGAGCGATTCCGGACCGCTGCCGATCAGCGTCGCGCCCTTCACCGGGTATGTGATCTTGCCGTCCTCGATCATGTACGCCTCGGACGCCGAGAACACGAACTTGCCATTGGTGATATCCACCTGACCGCCGCCGAAATTGACCGCGTACAGGCCGTTTTTCACCGACGCGAGAATCTCCTGCGGGTCCTTGTCGCCGTTGAGCATGTACGTGTTCGTCATGCGCGGCATCGGTAGCGCGGCGTACGACTCGCGGCGCGCGTTGCCCGTCACCGGCATCTTCATCAGGCGCGCGTTGAGCGAGTCCTGAATGTAGCCCTTCAGAATGCCGTCTTCGATCAGCGTCGTGCACTGCGTCGGGTTGCCTTCGTCGTCGATATTGAGCGAGCCGCGGCGATTCGGCAGCGTGCCGTCATCCACCACCGTCACGCCCTTCGCCGCCACCTGCTCGCCGATGCGGCCCGCGAACGCCGACGATCCCTTGCGGTTGAAATCGCCCTCCAGCCCGTGTCCGACGGCTTCGTGCAGCAGCACGCCCGGCCAGCCCGGCCCGAGCACGACCGTCATCGCGCCGGCCGGGGCAGGGCGCGCTTCCAGGTTGACGAGCGCCGCATGCACGGCGTCATCGACGTACTTCGACAGGATATCGTCCGTGAAATAGCCGTAGTCGAAGCGTCCGCCGCCGCCGCCCGTGCCGATCTCTCGCCGGCCGTTCTGCTCGGCGATCACCGTCACCGAGACGCGCACGAGCGGCCGCACGTCCGCCGCCAGCGCGCCGTCGCTGCGCGCGACGAGCACGACGTCGTATTCGCCCGCGAGCCCCGCCATCACCTGCGTGATGCGCGGATCGCGGCCGCGCGCCATCTGTTCGACGCGCTCCAGCAGCCTGACCTTCGCGTTGGCATCGAGCGAATGGAGCGGATCGGCGGGCACGTATAGGTCGCGGCCCGAGACGCCCGTGAGCGTGCTCGCCGGCTTGATCTTGTGCTTGCCGCCGCCCGCCTTCGCGATCGCGCGCGTGGCGAGCGCGGCCTGGCGGATGGACTCGGGCGAAAGATCGTCGGAATAGGCGAAGGCCGTGCGCTCGCCCGAGACGGCGCGCACGCCGACGCCCTGATCGATGCTGAAGCTGCCCGATTTGACGATGCCTTCCTCCAGACTCCACGCTTCGCTGCGCGTGGACTGGAAGTACAGATCCGCGTAATCGACGCGATGCGTGAAAATCTCCGCGAGCGTGCGCGTGATGAGACCCTCGTCGAGGCCGTACGGCGTCAGGAGAACGTCCTTCGCCGTGACCAGGTTGCGGATGCCGGGTTCGATGATGTTCATGCGGTGCCTATTGCGTTGATGCAGCGTGTTCGGTGAATGTCGGACAATTCTACTGTCCGCGTCGTTCAGGCCATGTGCGGGACCACTTCCGCGCGTTCAAGGCCGTCAAAAAGCCTATTTTCGAGATGCGTCGCGTCATCGCGACTTCCGGGCATCGCGTGAAACGCCTACGCGATCACCCGATGCCGATACGCCGGCAGGCTCTGCCGTACGCTCGCGATGCGCTCGGGATCGATCGCGCCCGCGACGACGCCCGCGCCTTCCTCGCGCACGGCGACGACCTCGCCCCACGGGTCGATCAGCATGCTATGCCCCCATGTGCGGCGGCCGTTTTCGTGCTTGCCGCCTTGCGCGGCGGCGAGCACGTAGCACTGGTTCTCGATCGCCCGCGCCTTGAGGAGCGTTTCCCAGTGTGCCTTGCCGGTCGTGTACGTGAAGGCGGACGGCACGACGATCAGCGCGCAGTCGCCCATCTTCCGATACAACTCGGGAAAGCGCAGGTCGTAGCAGACGGACAGCCCGACGCGCCCGAATGGCGCATCGAAGGTCCGCACGTCCGCGCCGGGCACGATGCTGCGCGCTTCGTCAAACGATTCCTCGCCCTTTTCGAAATTGAACAGATGAATCTTGTCGTAGCGCGCGACCTGCTCGCCGTTCGGACCGAAGACGAGCGACGTATTCAGCACGCGCGACGCTTCCGGCGACTTCAGCGGCAGCGTCCCGCCGATGACCCACACGCCATGCTTGCGCGCGGCGTCCGAGAGAAACTGCTGAATGGGGCCGTCGCCGGGCGTCTCGCGGATCGCGAGCTTGTCCGTGTCCTTGAAACCCATGAAGCAGAAGTACTCGGGCAGCAGCACCAGTTGCGCGCCGCCTTGCGCCGCCTCGGCAACGAGCCGCCCGGCCTCGGCCAGATTGCGGTCGCGATCCGGCGTGCTCACCATTTGCAGCGCGGCGACCTGGAACGGCCGCACGGTGCTTTCGCTCGATTGTTCGGTCATGTTCGTGGCGCTGGGTTGGTCAAAAGAGGACGTCCGCGCGTTTCGGCGAGCGTCCCGCTTTTATTGAGCGGCTGACGGACGCGCGACGGCAGCGGGTGATTCGATCTTACCCTGATCGCCATGCAGGCGCTGAATGACCGGCTTGGTCCACGATCCGGTGATCGAATAGTCGACCGCGAACGCTTTCTTGATCGACTGCGACAGCGCGAGGTCGGCGGCGAGCGCGCCGAGACCGAGCAGCGGATTAATCACCGCCGCGCCGAGCGCCACCGCGCCCGCGCCGACGGTCGGAATCACCTTGACGCGAAGGTCCTGCGTCTTCTTCGGCAGATCGACCGAGCCGTGCACCTGCACGCGGGCGGGCGGCGTGATCATCGAAAGATCGTCGGTGCGGGCGATGCCGTCCGCGATGCGCGCATTGCCCGTGAGCTTCTCGAACGGCAGCCCCTTGCCGACCACGTCCTCGAAATGCAGCGTGAGCAAATTGGCGAGGCTGCGCAGGCTCAGAATGCCGAGCCACTTCGCGGCGGCCGGCGCGCGCAGAATCTGGCCGTGCCGCAGATCGACCGCCACCGTGCCGTCGAGCGTGGGCAGACCGACCGCGGTCGGACCGCCGTTCCAGCCCGCGTGGCCGGATACCGAACCGGTCGCGCCGTTGACCGAGTGCGGCACGCCGAAGCGGTCCAGAAACTGCCCGCCGTTGTTGACGTCCAGCCTGAAATCGACCGATGTGCGGCGGGGCGTGGCATCGCCGTCCCGTGGCGGCTGCGCGCCCGGCAGCGCGCGCCAGATGGCGTTCGCGGTGAGCGTTGCGTCCGGATTGGCGAGCTGCAATTTGTCGAGCGTCCAGATCGGCTCATCGGCGACGACTTCGTTATGCGCATCCACTTCGAGCCGGCCGAGATCGCGGCCGCGAAAAAGGAGTTGATTCACGATCACATCGATGGACGGCATGTTGCGCGGCGGCTTGCTTATCGCTTTTTCGGCGGGCGCGTTGTCCGCCTTGTCGGGAATCGCAACTCTGTCGAGCCGCGCCTGCACCGCGCCGGGGCCGCCTTTGACCGCGCCGGGCGTGAACGCGACGCTGCCCGTCACCTGATCCGATGCGATGTTCGCGAGCCACTTGCGATCGCTCGACTCCTCACGCGCGTCGATGGCGATGTTTTCCCAGCGCCGGTCTAGGAGCTTCAGCGTGCCGATGCGCAGCGCGGCGCGCGTCGGGACGAATTGGCGAGCGGTGTCGCTTGCGGGCGGGGAGGGCGCGGAGGGCGAGGCGTTCGCGTTGGCGTCCGCGAACACCTTGCGCCACGCATCGGCGTCGAGCGTGTTCAGGTCCACGTCGGCGGTCACGCCTTCTGCCGGCAAGTCGGCGGACTTGTTCACGGTGATCGCGCCGCGCACGGCCTGCAAGGTCGCGCGCATGTTCATCGGCGCGGCCGGGTTTTCCGGATCGATCTTCACGTCAGCGCGGCCGATCCGCCGCAACTGGTAATGCGCCGCGAGCGGCCCGAGCGCGAGCCGCGCGTCGTGCAGATCCGACGCGGCGCCGGGCGCGGGCGCGAAGCTGAACGCGAAGGGCATCGGCGCGCCCTTCGCCTTGCCGAACGGCGCCGGCAAGTCGATGCCGACGCCCGTGAGATCCGCTTTCGCCTGCACGTCGGGCAGCGCGTTCTTCGCGCCGCGCACGTGCAATTCGTACGGCGCGGCGCCGTCGATGCGCGTCAGAAGCTGCGTCACCTGCGGCGACATGCGTCCGTTGGAACGCGCGGCGGCGTCGGTGCCGATGCGCCCGTTCACATCGAACGCGTAGCTGCCGTCCGGCCGCACGCCGCCTGTCGCGCGCACGTCGCCGCCGAGCAGTTGCGCCGTGAGCGAATCGAGCGTGACAGTCTTCGCCGCGAAGTCGGCGCGGCCGCGCAAATGCGTGAGCGGCGGCAGATTGGCATACGCGACTTCGTTGTCGGCAAAGGTCAGCGAGCCTTTGTACTCCGTGCGTAGCGGCGGCAGCGGCGGCGGCGGGCGGTAGCGCGGAATGCCGAGCGTGAGCGCGAGCGACGCGTTGCCCTTCGCGTCGAGCTTGCGCGTCGCGTGCTTCGCCATCAGCCCGAGCGAGCTGTTATCGACGTATTGCAGCATGTCGGCGAGCGGGCCGCGCGCCTGGCCGTCGATCCACAGCTTCGTCTCGCGGTTGCCCGTATCGTCGATACGTCCGATCACGCGCGACACCGCGACGCCCTTGTAATGCCCGCGGTGAATGTCGAAGCCGAGCTTGTTCTGCGCGAGCGTGAAGGTGCCGTCGATGCCTTCGAACGCCGGCCAGAAATTCGGCAAGCCGTTGGCCATCTTGCGCGGCGGGAACGGCGTCGGATCGAACTTGCCGCCGGTGAACGGCGCTTCGATGCGAAACACGCCGGCATCCGGAAACTTCGCGTACGGAAAGCGCGTGAGATCGCCGTGCACTTCGAGCGTGGCGTTGCGCGCGACGCCCGCCTGCAACGCGTGGCCGAGGTAGACGCGCACGCGCTCGTTGAGGCTCGTCGGCAGATAGCGCACGAGGTGCGTCGCGTTCAGATGCGCGACCTTCGCCTTCAGGTCGAGATTGCCGCGGCCGTGGCCCTGATTCCAGTACGCGGCGGTGACTTCGCCTTCGGCGTCGGCGTTCCTCACGCGCAGCGTGTCCAGATGAATGGTGAACGCGCGGCGCAGTTCGCCCGGCGCGATGGCATCCGCGACGGTCCAGCTTGCGTGGCCCTGCAGCGAATCGAAAATGAGGCGAGGGTCGTCGAACGCGCCGGGAATCGTCACGGCCGCGTTCTTCGTATCGATGCTAATGGTGCCTTGCGACTCGTTCGCGTCGACCGCGCCCCACAGGTTTTCGATGCCCGGAATGCCCGCGCGCGGATGATTGTTCGCGGTGAGTCCAGGCGGCGGCTCCTGCGCCTGCACGCTGATGCCCTGCAAGTTGCCCTTGAACGCATAGTGCAGCAGCTTCGCGTCGCCTTTTTCGCGCTGGCGCTGCACTTCTTCTTCGCTGCGCGGCGGCACGCGTTCCGTGTAGATCGTGAAATTGGCGATCTGCCCGCGCGGATTGAAGCGCACGAGTTCGTTCAGCACGCGCGCCGGAACCGGCAGCGCGCGCGTGAATTCAGCAAGGATGCCGAGATCGGCTTCATCGCCCGTCACGCGAAAGAGCAGGCCGACGTTGACCGCCGCCGGGCGATACGTTGCGCTGAGCGTCCGCGAGGTCAGGAGGCGCGCGACCGGCGTGCCGTCGTCGAGCGCGGGCTGGCCGAGTTCGGCGCGCAGGTCGGAGAGATTGAGCGTGTACGCGCCGTCCTTCTTGTCGACGGTCCAGCCGAAGCGCGCCACCGGAAGATCGAGTCGCGGCTGCGTCGCCCGCACGCGCAGCGCGATGTTGCCGCCCGCGAGGTCGCCGTTCGCGCTCTGCAACTCTCCGCGCGCGAAGTTGACCCAGATGCGGTTCTCGACGCGGCCGTCGTAGATGGCGAACGGCAGCTTCACGTAGCGCCCGAGTGTCGGCAGATCCAGCGGACCGGTCGACACGTACACGCGGCCCGTCCAGTTCGCGGGCGCGCCCATCGCGCTGAACGGCTCGTGGCGAAAGTCCGCGCGCAGGTCGAGCGGACCGTGCAGCACCTCGCCGTCGGGCGGCGCGGCAAGCGCCACGCGATGACGCAGGCCGTCGTTCAGCACGGTGAGCCGCAGCCGCTTGAACGCGATCTCGGGCGCGCCGCGCTGGGCGTCGCGCCAACGCAGCGTGCCGTCGCGCAGCAGAATGTGCTCTTGTCCGAGCAGCCATGTGGTGAACGCGTTAGAGCCCGTGCGATGCGTCGGAATCGGCACGCCCGCGACCGTGACTTCGCCTCGGACGTTGCGCGCGGCGATCACGTCGGGGCCATCGACGGTCAGATCCGCCAGTTTCGGCTTGAGCTGCACGAGCGAGCGCCACGCGATACTCGCGCTCGCGTGCGGCACCGCGAGCCCCGGCGAGCCGTCGGCGGCGTCGATGCGAAGATTGTCGATGTCGATGGTCGGCTGCATGCCCGTCCATCGCGCGGACAGCCGGCCGATGCGCAACTGCGCGTGCATGCGCGTGGAGACGGCTTCTTCGATGCGCGGCCTGAACGAATCGATCTGCGGCAGCACGACATAGCGCAGGCCGAGATAGATGCAGGCGACCGCGAAATACAGCACGGCCGCGATGACGAGAACGACTTTGAGAACGCGCGACAGAACGCGCTCGGCGTTGCCGCTGGGCTGGGCTTGTCCAACTTCGGTCGGGTCGACGGATCGTCTGCTGTCGGACATGCTGCGGCTGTTCGGCGATATGGTAGTTTTGCGTGTTCGACGCTGAAATGTAACACAGGGCAAGGCGCGGACATCTGCGGCGTGCGCGCGCCGGACCGCCCTCAAAGGCCCGCTGCGCAAGCCTTTCCAGCGGCGCCGCCTGCGCCCGCCCGCGCACCGAAACACTCGACGCAAAGCAACCTGCGAGCCTAATCATTCATGACCGATGTCACTCTGCGCAGTTCCGGCTATTCCACTTATGCAGCCCGCGCGTATGCCGCGCGCGCCGAACTGGCATCGAACGTGGCGGAGTGGGCGCAGTCGCCCGTCACGCGCGAGTGGATCGAAGCGCGTCTCGACGCGCACTGCGCGCGCGCTTCGTCGAACGGCGCGCTCGACGAAGCCGCGCTCAAAACCGCGCTGCGGCGCCTTCGCGTGGACGTGTTCTGCACGGTGATGGAGCGCGATTTGCGCGGCGCGGCCGATGTCGCCGAAGTCACCGGCGCGATGACCGATCTCGCCGAAGTCACCATTCAGCGCGCGCTCGCCGTGCTGACGGCGGACCTCGAAACGCTGTTCGGCGAGCCGCGTGGCCCGAACGGCGAGCGGCTCACGCTCGGCGTCGTCGGCATGGGCAAGCTCGGCGGGCGCGAGTTGAACGCGTCGTCGGATATCGATCTGATCTTTGTCTACGAAGACGACGGCGAAACCGCCGGCGGCACGCGCGCGCCGCTCGCGACGCAGGAATTCTTCACGCGGCTCGGGCGTCGGCTGATCGGCGCGCTCGCGGAAATCACCCAGGACGGCTACGTGTTTCGCGTCGACATGCGGCTGCGTCCGAACGGCGATTCCGGGCCGCTCGTGTGCAGTCTCGGCATGCTCGAAGAGTACTTCTACGTGCAAGGCCGCGAGTGGGAACGCTACGCGTGGATCAAGGCGCGGCTCGTGTCCGAGCGCGAAAGCGAGTCCGCACAACGGCTTGCGAAGCAACTCGACGCGATCGCCACGCCGTTCGTCTACCGGCGCTATCTCGATTACGGCGTGATCGCGGCGATCCGCTCGCTGCATCAGCAGATTCGGCAGGAAGCGCGACGCCGCGCGTCCATGCGACCGGACAAGGCCGACGACATCAAGCTCGGGCGCGGCGGCATCCGTGAGATCGAGTTCAGCGCGCAAGTGTTTCAGTTGATTCGCGGCGGACAGGCAGCGGATTTTCGTATCCGGCCGACGCTCGCCGTGCTCGAACGCGCGGCGGCCAACGGGCTCATCGCGCCTAATGTGCGCGATGCGCTCACCGAGGCGTATCTCTTCCTGCGCACGGTCGAGCATCGTCTGCAATATCGCAACGACGCGCAGACGCACGCCATGCCGGTCGCCGACGAGGAGCGCGCGCTGCTGGCGTCGTCGCTCGGTTTCGCGGATTACGCGGCGTTGATGAAGAAGCTGGACGCGCACCGCGAATTCGTCGAGCAGCAATTCGACGCGATCTTCGCCGACAAGGTGAGCGGCGAGCATGGCTGCGGCGTGGCCGAAGATTCGGCGGCGTCGTGGATCTGGAGCAGCGCGCTCGCCGACGAATCCGCGCAGGACGAACTCACCGCGCGTCTCATGGAACTGGGCTTCGCGGACCCGGCGCCGGTGCTCGCGCGGCTGACGGGCGTGTGGAACTCGTCGCGCTATGCCGGGCTGCCGGAACAAAGCCGTGGCCGGTTCGACATCGTCGTGCAGCGCGCGCTGGAAGCCGTGCAGAACATCGACGCGGCGCGCCGCGTGGACACCATCGCGCGTCTCTTCGATCTGCTCGAAGCGACGGCGAAGCGCGGCGCGTATCTCGCGTTGCTCACCGAATATCCGGCGGCGCTCGACCGCGTGCTCTCGGTGCTGTCGGGGTCGCGCTGGGCGGCGGGCTATCTGATCCGTCATCCGCAATTGCTCGACGAATTGCTCGACGACGAAGCGATTTCCAGCCCGTTCGACTGGCCCGAATTCCGGCGCGCGCTGAATGCGCGCCTCGCCGCCGCCGAGGACGCCGAGCACCAGATGGACTTGCTGCGCCACGCGCATCAGGCCGAAGTGTTCCGCATTCTGCTGCTGGATC
The Caballeronia sp. M1242 DNA segment above includes these coding regions:
- the tldD gene encoding metalloprotease TldD, translated to MNIIEPGIRNLVTAKDVLLTPYGLDEGLITRTLAEIFTHRVDYADLYFQSTRSEAWSLEEGIVKSGSFSIDQGVGVRAVSGERTAFAYSDDLSPESIRQAALATRAIAKAGGGKHKIKPASTLTGVSGRDLYVPADPLHSLDANAKVRLLERVEQMARGRDPRITQVMAGLAGEYDVVLVARSDGALAADVRPLVRVSVTVIAEQNGRREIGTGGGGGRFDYGYFTDDILSKYVDDAVHAALVNLEARPAPAGAMTVVLGPGWPGVLLHEAVGHGLEGDFNRKGSSAFAGRIGEQVAAKGVTVVDDGTLPNRRGSLNIDDEGNPTQCTTLIEDGILKGYIQDSLNARLMKMPVTGNARRESYAALPMPRMTNTYMLNGDKDPQEILASVKNGLYAVNFGGGQVDITNGKFVFSASEAYMIEDGKITYPVKGATLIGSGPESLKYVTMIGNDMSLDSGVGVCGKEGQSVPVGVGQPTLRIEKMTVGGTM
- a CDS encoding carbon-nitrogen hydrolase family protein → MTEQSSESTVRPFQVAALQMVSTPDRDRNLAEAGRLVAEAAQGGAQLVLLPEYFCFMGFKDTDKLAIRETPGDGPIQQFLSDAARKHGVWVIGGTLPLKSPEASRVLNTSLVFGPNGEQVARYDKIHLFNFEKGEESFDEARSIVPGADVRTFDAPFGRVGLSVCYDLRFPELYRKMGDCALIVVPSAFTYTTGKAHWETLLKARAIENQCYVLAAAQGGKHENGRRTWGHSMLIDPWGEVVAVREEGAGVVAGAIDPERIASVRQSLPAYRHRVIA
- a CDS encoding YhdP family protein; translation: MSDSRRSVDPTEVGQAQPSGNAERVLSRVLKVVLVIAAVLYFAVACIYLGLRYVVLPQIDSFRPRIEEAVSTRMHAQLRIGRLSARWTGMQPTIDIDNLRIDAADGSPGLAVPHASASIAWRSLVQLKPKLADLTVDGPDVIAARNVRGEVTVAGVPIPTHRTGSNAFTTWLLGQEHILLRDGTLRWRDAQRGAPEIAFKRLRLTVLNDGLRHRVALAAPPDGEVLHGPLDLRADFRHEPFSAMGAPANWTGRVYVSTGPLDLPTLGRYVKLPFAIYDGRVENRIWVNFARGELQSANGDLAGGNIALRVRATQPRLDLPVARFGWTVDKKDGAYTLNLSDLRAELGQPALDDGTPVARLLTSRTLSATYRPAAVNVGLLFRVTGDEADLGILAEFTRALPVPARVLNELVRFNPRGQIANFTIYTERVPPRSEEEVQRQREKGDAKLLHYAFKGNLQGISVQAQEPPPGLTANNHPRAGIPGIENLWGAVDANESQGTISIDTKNAAVTIPGAFDDPRLIFDSLQGHASWTVADAIAPGELRRAFTIHLDTLRVRNADAEGEVTAAYWNQGHGRGNLDLKAKVAHLNATHLVRYLPTSLNERVRVYLGHALQAGVARNATLEVHGDLTRFPYAKFPDAGVFRIEAPFTGGKFDPTPFPPRKMANGLPNFWPAFEGIDGTFTLAQNKLGFDIHRGHYKGVAVSRVIGRIDDTGNRETKLWIDGQARGPLADMLQYVDNSSLGLMAKHATRKLDAKGNASLALTLGIPRYRPPPPLPPLRTEYKGSLTFADNEVAYANLPPLTHLRGRADFAAKTVTLDSLTAQLLGGDVRATGGVRPDGSYAFDVNGRIGTDAAARSNGRMSPQVTQLLTRIDGAAPYELHVRGAKNALPDVQAKADLTGVGIDLPAPFGKAKGAPMPFAFSFAPAPGAASDLHDARLALGPLAAHYQLRRIGRADVKIDPENPAAPMNMRATLQAVRGAITVNKSADLPAEGVTADVDLNTLDADAWRKVFADANANASPSAPSPPASDTARQFVPTRAALRIGTLKLLDRRWENIAIDAREESSDRKWLANIASDQVTGSVAFTPGAVKGGPGAVQARLDRVAIPDKADNAPAEKAISKPPRNMPSIDVIVNQLLFRGRDLGRLEVDAHNEVVADEPIWTLDKLQLANPDATLTANAIWRALPGAQPPRDGDATPRRTSVDFRLDVNNGGQFLDRFGVPHSVNGATGSVSGHAGWNGGPTAVGLPTLDGTVAVDLRHGQILRAPAAAKWLGILSLRSLANLLTLHFEDVVGKGLPFEKLTGNARIADGIARTDDLSMITPPARVQVHGSVDLPKKTQDLRVKVIPTVGAGAVALGAAVINPLLGLGALAADLALSQSIKKAFAVDYSITGSWTKPVIQRLHGDQGKIESPAAVARPSAAQ
- the glnE gene encoding bifunctional [glutamate--ammonia ligase]-adenylyl-L-tyrosine phosphorylase/[glutamate--ammonia-ligase] adenylyltransferase, with the protein product MTDVTLRSSGYSTYAARAYAARAELASNVAEWAQSPVTREWIEARLDAHCARASSNGALDEAALKTALRRLRVDVFCTVMERDLRGAADVAEVTGAMTDLAEVTIQRALAVLTADLETLFGEPRGPNGERLTLGVVGMGKLGGRELNASSDIDLIFVYEDDGETAGGTRAPLATQEFFTRLGRRLIGALAEITQDGYVFRVDMRLRPNGDSGPLVCSLGMLEEYFYVQGREWERYAWIKARLVSERESESAQRLAKQLDAIATPFVYRRYLDYGVIAAIRSLHQQIRQEARRRASMRPDKADDIKLGRGGIREIEFSAQVFQLIRGGQAADFRIRPTLAVLERAAANGLIAPNVRDALTEAYLFLRTVEHRLQYRNDAQTHAMPVADEERALLASSLGFADYAALMKKLDAHREFVEQQFDAIFADKVSGEHGCGVAEDSAASWIWSSALADESAQDELTARLMELGFADPAPVLARLTGVWNSSRYAGLPEQSRGRFDIVVQRALEAVQNIDAARRVDTIARLFDLLEATAKRGAYLALLTEYPAALDRVLSVLSGSRWAAGYLIRHPQLLDELLDDEAISSPFDWPEFRRALNARLAAAEDAEHQMDLLRHAHQAEVFRILLLDLAGRLTVEHVSDRLSELADAVLDVTVETVWKQFPKRHRETPKFSVIAYGKLGGKELGYASDLDLIFLYDDPDDAASDIYAMFARRLITWLTAATGAGTLFDVDLRLRPNGESGLLVTSLDSFRRYQLREGDAANTAWVWEHQALSRARFSAGDVDIGAQFEAIRADVLVMERDAAALALEIVAMRERVAAGHPNRSDLFDLKHDRGGMVDIEFIVQYWVLLHTRTHREFLRNAGNITLLKIAARSGLISEPDAETIGAAYRYYRKLQHTLRLDGMEKARVDPAVVRAEREAVTGLWRRVFGAGM